A single window of Mycobacterium sp. ITM-2016-00318 DNA harbors:
- a CDS encoding LLM class F420-dependent oxidoreductase: MDFGLFIPQGWRLDLVDIPTENHWQVMHELATYADNGEWDSLWVYDHFHTVPVPTDEATHEAWSLMSAYAASTSRIKLGQMCTAMSYRNPVYLAKVAATADIISGGRVQMGIGGGWYEHEWRAYGYGFPSAGERLGRLDEGVQIMRDAWRDGRVTLQGKHYQVDNAIVAPKPLQDGGPPLWIAGGGEKVTLKIAAKYARYTNFSSEPDVFAHKSQVLADHCRNVGTEYDAIVRSANFNAVIGDTEADVSDRIARIRSKQVAVANEQAVDSMLNMVKSTDSLGCTPEQAVERLKRMRDLGCEYAILYFPEAAYDRSGIELFEQKVIPELS, from the coding sequence ATGGACTTCGGACTGTTCATTCCGCAGGGCTGGCGCCTCGACCTCGTCGACATTCCCACCGAGAACCACTGGCAGGTGATGCATGAACTGGCCACCTACGCCGACAACGGCGAGTGGGATTCGCTATGGGTGTACGACCACTTCCACACCGTGCCCGTGCCGACGGACGAGGCGACGCACGAGGCGTGGTCGCTGATGTCGGCATATGCGGCGAGCACATCGCGGATCAAGCTCGGGCAGATGTGCACCGCGATGAGCTACCGCAACCCGGTGTATCTGGCGAAGGTGGCGGCCACCGCGGACATCATCTCCGGCGGCCGCGTCCAGATGGGCATCGGCGGCGGCTGGTATGAGCACGAATGGCGCGCCTACGGCTACGGGTTCCCGTCGGCGGGTGAGCGGCTCGGCCGACTCGACGAGGGGGTCCAGATCATGCGCGACGCATGGCGCGACGGCCGAGTCACGTTGCAGGGCAAGCACTATCAGGTCGACAACGCGATCGTCGCGCCGAAGCCGTTGCAGGACGGCGGCCCGCCGCTCTGGATTGCCGGCGGCGGCGAGAAGGTGACGCTGAAGATCGCCGCGAAATACGCGCGCTACACCAACTTCAGCTCCGAGCCCGACGTCTTCGCGCACAAGTCCCAGGTGCTGGCCGATCATTGCCGCAACGTCGGTACCGAATACGACGCGATCGTCCGCTCGGCCAACTTCAACGCCGTCATCGGCGACACGGAGGCCGACGTGTCCGACCGCATCGCGAGAATCCGGAGCAAGCAGGTAGCCGTCGCCAACGAGCAGGCGGTCGACTCGATGCTGAACATGGTGAAGTCAACCGATTCGCTTGGCTGCACACCCGAACAGGCCGTCGAGCGGCTGAAGCGGATGCGCGACCTCGGGTGCGAGTACGCCATCCTCTACTTCCCCGAGGCGGCCTACGACCGCTCCGGCATCGAGCTGTTCGAGCAGAAGGTCATCCCCGAGCTGAGCTAG